The proteins below are encoded in one region of Syntrophotalea carbinolica DSM 2380:
- a CDS encoding HU family DNA-binding protein yields the protein MTKADLVNAMAEKAGLSKAETEKAIKAFTDVITEALKAGEKVALVGFGTFSVGERAARVGQNPQTGEKMNIPAAKVPKFKPGKALKDSVN from the coding sequence GTGACCAAAGCCGATCTTGTCAATGCAATGGCTGAGAAAGCAGGGCTTAGCAAAGCCGAAACCGAAAAAGCCATCAAGGCATTTACCGATGTTATTACTGAAGCTCTGAAAGCCGGAGAAAAAGTAGCGCTGGTCGGATTTGGCACCTTCAGCGTCGGTGAACGAGCTGCTCGTGTAGGGCAGAATCCTCAAACCGGCGAAAAGATGAATATCCCTGCCGCTAAGGTTCCTAAGTTCAAGCCTGGCAAGGCACTGAAAGACTCTGTTAACTAA
- the lon gene encoding endopeptidase La: MTMQETNTGSNGVPLLPLRDIVIFPFMVTPLFVARDKSIRALEEAMEGEKLIFLATQEDPQVDEPSLDDVYEIGTLANIVQLLKLPDGTLKVLVEGQSRGRIDHWASADECIRVEFTELSDAEVVENAELEALLRSVCELFETYVSLSKKIPAEVAASVSATQAPGRLSDTVAAHLSLRVDEKQELLALVDPIERLERLITLLAREVEILEIEKKIRSRVKGQMERSQKEYYLNEQMRAIQKELGESDEFKIELKELEDRIQQASMTKDAQERAMAELRKLRMMSPTSAEATVVRNYVDWLASVPWKKKTRDRRDMVYAEKILEADHYGLEKVKERILEYLAVQALVKKIKGPILCLVGPPGVGKTSLGKSIARALGRKFARISLGGLRDEAEIRGHRRTYIGAMPGKIVQNMRKVAVKNPVFLLDEIDKVSSDFRGDPSSALLEVLDPEQNGTFGDHYMEVEYDLSDVMFIATANSMHSIARPLLDRMEVIRIEGYTEDEKVNIAQKYLVEKQIKAHGLNAKGLNFQDSAIYAIIRSYTREAGVRNLEREIANICRKVARQVVLSKGKKVEFNLDADAVKEFLGVPRYEHGIKEEDSCVGMATGLAWTEVGGELLTIETSILPGHGKLTVTGKLGEVMQESAKAALSYIRSRWEELQLEKDFYHKIDIHIHVPEGAIPKDGPSAGITMATALASALTGREVDRNLAMTGEITLRGRVLPIGGLKEKLLAAKRAGITRVLIPAENKKNLEDVPETILSALEVLPVSHMDEVLEQGLKMSSPLASTSTVKDQSLGTDGPVCH; the protein is encoded by the coding sequence ATGACTATGCAGGAAACTAACACAGGCAGCAACGGAGTACCGTTGCTGCCTTTGCGCGATATTGTCATTTTCCCTTTCATGGTAACGCCCCTTTTTGTTGCGCGCGACAAATCCATTCGCGCTCTGGAAGAGGCCATGGAAGGTGAAAAACTCATCTTTTTAGCTACCCAGGAGGATCCTCAGGTAGACGAGCCCTCCCTCGATGATGTTTATGAAATCGGAACCCTCGCTAATATCGTCCAACTGCTTAAATTGCCGGATGGAACCCTCAAGGTGCTTGTCGAGGGCCAAAGCCGCGGTCGGATAGATCATTGGGCATCGGCGGACGAGTGCATTCGGGTAGAATTTACCGAACTCTCGGATGCCGAGGTGGTCGAAAATGCCGAACTTGAAGCGTTGCTTCGCAGCGTTTGTGAGCTTTTCGAGACCTATGTTTCCCTGAGCAAGAAGATCCCCGCTGAGGTTGCCGCTTCGGTTTCCGCCACCCAGGCTCCGGGACGTTTATCCGATACGGTGGCTGCTCACTTGAGTTTGCGGGTGGACGAAAAACAGGAGCTTTTGGCTCTGGTAGACCCCATTGAACGTCTGGAACGTCTTATCACCCTACTTGCCCGTGAAGTCGAGATTCTCGAAATCGAGAAAAAAATCCGTTCACGGGTCAAGGGGCAGATGGAACGCAGCCAAAAAGAGTACTATCTTAACGAGCAAATGCGGGCCATCCAGAAAGAGCTTGGCGAAAGCGACGAATTCAAAATCGAGTTGAAAGAACTCGAGGACCGGATTCAGCAAGCTTCCATGACCAAAGATGCGCAGGAACGTGCTATGGCGGAGCTGCGCAAACTGCGCATGATGTCGCCGACCTCCGCTGAGGCCACGGTGGTCAGGAATTACGTGGACTGGTTGGCGTCTGTCCCCTGGAAAAAGAAAACCCGGGATCGTCGCGACATGGTTTACGCTGAGAAAATTCTCGAAGCCGACCATTACGGGCTCGAGAAGGTTAAAGAGCGGATCCTGGAATATCTTGCCGTTCAGGCTCTGGTCAAAAAAATCAAGGGCCCGATTCTTTGCCTTGTCGGCCCGCCCGGGGTCGGCAAAACGTCTCTGGGGAAATCCATTGCCCGTGCCCTGGGTCGCAAATTCGCGCGCATCAGTCTTGGCGGTTTGCGGGATGAAGCCGAAATCCGCGGCCATAGGCGGACTTATATCGGTGCCATGCCCGGCAAGATTGTGCAGAATATGCGCAAGGTTGCAGTGAAAAACCCGGTGTTTCTACTTGATGAAATCGATAAGGTGAGCAGCGATTTCAGGGGGGATCCCTCTTCGGCGTTGCTTGAAGTTCTCGATCCGGAGCAGAACGGTACCTTCGGCGATCATTACATGGAGGTCGAATACGATCTGTCCGACGTTATGTTTATCGCCACTGCCAATAGCATGCACAGCATCGCGCGGCCGCTGCTCGATCGCATGGAAGTCATCCGCATCGAGGGTTACACCGAGGACGAAAAGGTCAATATCGCCCAAAAATATCTTGTTGAAAAACAGATTAAGGCCCATGGGCTCAACGCCAAGGGGCTGAATTTCCAGGATAGTGCTATCTATGCCATTATTCGTAGTTATACGCGTGAAGCAGGGGTACGTAACCTTGAACGCGAAATTGCGAATATCTGCCGTAAGGTTGCCCGGCAAGTGGTTCTTTCCAAAGGTAAAAAGGTGGAATTTAACCTCGACGCCGATGCTGTTAAGGAGTTTCTGGGGGTTCCGCGCTACGAGCATGGAATCAAGGAAGAAGACAGCTGCGTCGGCATGGCTACCGGGTTGGCCTGGACTGAAGTGGGAGGAGAGCTTCTCACTATAGAAACCAGTATCCTGCCTGGACACGGCAAGCTTACGGTTACCGGTAAATTGGGTGAAGTCATGCAGGAATCCGCCAAGGCGGCCCTGAGTTATATCCGATCTCGCTGGGAAGAGCTACAACTGGAAAAAGATTTTTATCATAAAATCGACATACATATTCATGTGCCTGAAGGTGCCATTCCCAAAGACGGGCCTTCCGCAGGTATAACGATGGCTACTGCGCTTGCGTCGGCTTTGACCGGGCGTGAAGTCGATCGCAATCTTGCCATGACCGGCGAAATTACCTTGAGAGGCAGAGTCCTGCCCATCGGCGGCCTTAAAGAGAAGCTTCTTGCCGCCAAAAGGGCAGGGATCACCCGTGTCCTCATACCGGCGGAGAACAAAAAGAACCTTGAAGACGTGCCTGAAACTATTCTTTCAGCTCTCGAGGTTTTGCCGGTATCTCATATGGATGAGGTTCTCGAACAGGGGCTTAAAATGTCTTCGCCATTGGCGTCGACTTCAACCGTAAAAGACCAGAGTCTCGGCACCGATGGCCCCGTATGTCATTAG